From a single Nostoc sp. MS1 genomic region:
- a CDS encoding DUF1003 domain-containing protein has protein sequence MNTKEKTSSNNAAEELTQGQKLADKLANQVGSWKFLICQSTILAGWVGMNLAPGVPHWDDSPFIMLNLVFSFASAYTAPIVLMSQNRQSDTDRRNAEIDHQVNLRASQNIELLHQKLDELHSQKLNELTQIIKEQQQVINELKVTLVPASKGSKEVKVSLLPGLQMQTNNKFAKEAAQNRNFTVEQPIEDSAKVVEKLTRQ, from the coding sequence ATGAATACCAAAGAAAAAACTTCATCAAATAACGCCGCAGAGGAATTAACACAAGGACAGAAACTAGCTGACAAATTAGCCAACCAAGTAGGTTCTTGGAAATTTCTAATTTGCCAAAGCACTATCCTAGCTGGATGGGTAGGAATGAACTTAGCGCCAGGAGTTCCCCATTGGGATGATTCACCCTTCATTATGCTTAACCTAGTGTTTTCCTTTGCTTCAGCCTATACAGCGCCCATCGTATTAATGAGCCAAAATCGCCAGTCTGACACTGACCGCAGAAATGCCGAAATCGATCACCAAGTGAATCTCAGAGCTAGTCAAAATATTGAACTGTTACATCAAAAATTGGATGAATTGCACTCTCAAAAGCTCAACGAATTAACTCAAATTATCAAAGAGCAACAACAAGTTATTAATGAGCTTAAAGTCACCTTAGTACCTGCATCTAAAGGTAGTAAAGAAGTAAAAGTTTCTTTATTGCCAGGGTTACAAATGCAAACAAACAATAAATTTGCCAAAGAAGCTGCTCAGAATCGGAATTTTACCGTAGAACAACCCATTGAAGACAGTGCGAAAGTTGTAGAAAAGCTGACTCGTCAATAA
- a CDS encoding cadmium resistance transporter: MNEIITAIPTGVTAFVATNLDDLVILTLLFSQVNATFRSRHIIIGQYLGFCTLVVASMVGLLGGLILPSHWIGFLGLVPITIGLNRLLNSEPNSSSEEESEIELSHSSTLASFVSPQAYSVAAITVANGSDNIGIYMPLFANSAVTELLVIITVFLLLVGVWCYVTYKLTCQNAIANLLTRYGNSFVPFVLIGLGVSIILDSASLSPIALTVTCLCLMGLIKIIQASKFKAQSL; this comes from the coding sequence ATGAATGAAATTATTACAGCGATTCCCACCGGAGTTACAGCCTTTGTCGCCACTAACCTAGATGATTTAGTTATCCTCACACTATTATTTTCTCAGGTGAATGCAACTTTCCGTAGCCGACATATTATTATTGGTCAATATTTAGGTTTCTGCACTTTAGTAGTGGCTAGTATGGTTGGTTTATTAGGAGGTTTAATCTTACCATCTCATTGGATTGGGTTTTTAGGTTTAGTACCAATCACGATAGGATTAAATCGTTTGCTCAATTCAGAACCTAACTCATCATCTGAGGAAGAATCAGAAATAGAATTGTCTCATTCTTCTACTTTGGCTAGTTTTGTATCTCCTCAAGCTTATAGTGTGGCGGCTATTACTGTTGCTAACGGTAGTGATAATATAGGTATCTATATGCCCTTATTTGCTAACAGTGCTGTTACTGAATTGCTCGTAATCATTACAGTCTTTTTGTTGCTGGTAGGTGTCTGGTGTTATGTGACTTATAAGCTAACCTGTCAAAATGCGATCGCCAATCTATTAACTCGTTATGGCAATAGTTTCGTTCCCTTTGTCTTAATAGGTTTAGGTGTGTCTATCATCTTAGATAGTGCCTCACTCAGTCCAATTGCTTTGACAGTTACTTGTTTATGTTTAATGGGGCTAATCAAAATAATTCAAGCTTCTAAATTCAAGGCTCAAAGTTTGTAA